In the Colletotrichum lupini chromosome 4, complete sequence genome, TTTGGACATCGGTTCATCCCATGAGGTTCAGAACTCAACCGTTATGCTTATTTGTTGCAAAGCAAGCAATTCTGCGATGGCAGTTGGTTCGGTCTTGACTTACTAATCTTTGCTTACACTTGTGAGCCTCCAAATTGCTAATAAGACGCCAGCACTCGCGTGCCATTGTTATTTGAAGGTTTGGGCAGTTAGATGGGACAAGTACCCTGGTGAGTTCCTTGCCGTGGGCCGGATTATCCGGCTTTTGGTGTAAGGCCAAGAGCCCCCATTAAGATTAACACCCGATCCTAGATGCCGTCAGAAGGTGTCAAGGATCCTACCTCACAGTCTGGGGACCCCGCAAACTGATGGCAAGATCCACAGACTTCGGGTTGATTAAGACGAGCAGAGGGGTTAGGAATGCCTAGCTAAGGCTAGCACTCAAGCATAACTTTGACAACGGGATAGCGACGGCCGAGTAACTGCAATAATGTTTGAGTTATGGCAAGTTCAAGGGTATGGATACACGGGTGAATGCTCCCCGACAAGCCTCGGTGGACTtggtataaaattatattatttaatgtCCTCCTAGGGCCacaatatatatatatatatatagcctaaATTGCGGCATCATTTAGCGGTTGTCGATACAAGCCTTTCTAAGCCTTTATTCGCTAAGTTAGGTGGAGTTATTCAAGTACTCTCTCTTCATCATGGCTGTTTCGATATCTCAGCTTTCTTTCGAGCACCATCGACAAGCTCTTGGCATTGCCGAATCAGAGCCTCGCATCTCATGGCGATTCTCTGGCAATGCCGTTGACTGGGAGCAGAGCGCCTACGATCTGGAAATTCTCAAGGGGTCAGATCCCCCAACCATCCACAACTTTAACTCGACTGAGTCTCTCCTTGTTCCATGGCCAGCGGCAGCTCTAGAATCGGCCGAgcaagctagagtacgagcTCGGGCCCACGGTAGACCTGGCCAACTGTCTACGCCCTGGTCAGATTGGGTCACGGTCGAGACCGGGCTCCTCAACTCTTCAGATTGGGCCGGGGCTGTCCCCGTCGCTGCCGAAAGGGAGACTGAAGTTGAAGCTCCTAAACGTCCGGTCTATTTCAGACAACCATTTCTTGTCAACGCCAATGTCACTCGTGCACGGCTCTACATTACCGCATTGGGGCTTTACGAAGCAGAGATCAATGGCCGTCGGGTTGGTGATTATGTTCTTGCCCCCGGATGGCAATCATATAACTACCGGCATGTGTACGATACCTACGACGTCACGGAACTTATTTCCAATGGAGACAATGCAATTGGTGTTGCAGTCGGTGAGGGATGGTTCTCTGGTAGACTCAGCTACGGTGGCGGTGTCAGAAACAATTATGGAGACACCATCGGCCTTCTCAGTCTCCTAGTCGTCACTCTTGAAGATGGCACCAAGATTATGGTGCCGAGCGACGCGACCTGGAAAGCTAACACTGGTCCACTTATCACTTCCGAGATTTATAACGGCGAACATTACGATTCCACACTAGAGGCAGAGCTGGAGGGGTGGTCATCTGCAGGATTTGCCGCCGACGACTGGCTGGCGGTGCGAGAGTTACCCGCACTCAAAGGCGCTTTAGTCCCTCCCGATGGACCTCCTGTCAGACGACTTGAAGAAAGAAAGCCCGAGTCCATCTTCGCATCTCCGTCTGGTAAGACGCTTATCGACTTCGGGCAAAATCTTGTGGGCTGGCTGAGACTTACGGTCTCTGGGCCTACCGGTACGAACATCACTCTCCACCATGCCGAAGTTCTCGAAGATGGGGAGCTCGCTCTTAGACCACTTAGGATTGCCACGGCGGCTGACTCTCTTATCCTGCACGGTAACGGCACACAAACATGGGAGCCACGTTTTACCTTCCATGGTTTCCGTTATGCTCAAGTCGATGGTTGGCCACAGGAAACTCCTCTTACCGCTGACTCCGTCACTGCTGTTGTTGTCCACAGCGACATGGAGCAAACCGGCTGGTTCGAATGTTCCAATCAGCTTCTCAACAAGTTCCATCACAATGTGCGGTGGTCCATGAAGGGGAACTTCTTATCGATCCCCACCGATTGCCCGCAACGTGGTGAGCGACTTGGATGGACTGGTGATGCTCACGCCTTTGCTCCAACGGCCAACTACTTGTACAACGCTGCTGGTTTTTGGAGAGGCTGGCACAAAGACATCTGGTCAGAAATGCAGCGAAACAACTCAATGGTGGTTCCATTCACCATTCCAACGATCCCCCCTGGAGGTCCCGCTACTCCTGCCGCAGTCTGGGGAGATGTAGCTGTCGCGAACCCCTTCAACATTTACCAAGCATTTGGTGATGTTGGTCTTCTCGAAGAGCAATACCTTCAGTCTCAAGCCTGGATTGATACGGGCATCAGCCGTAACGACGTTGGGCTTTGGAACCGCAGCTCTTTCCAATTTGCCGACTGGCTTGACCCCAAGGCCCCCTCAGATGCCCCGGGGAACGCCACCACTGCGAAGCACCTGGTCGCCGATGCGTATTTGATCCATATGACTGATTTCCTCGCCAACATGTCTGCAGCTTTGGGACGTGACGAAGCGGCCGACCAATACCGAACTCAACGGAAGGATCTTATCTCAGCGTTTCACGACGCCTGGATCCAGGATGGTGTCCTCGCAAACCAGACTCAGACTGCGTACGCCATGGCTCTCAACTTCGGTTTGTTCACTGATGAAGAACAGCAATCAGCTGCTGCCGAGAAGCTGCGACAGATCGTTGCAGACAATGACTACCTTGTTGGCACAGGCTTTGCGGGCACTCCGCCTCTCGGGTTTGCTCTCAGAGACATTGGCGCCACTGAAGACTTCTATCGCATGCTTCTTCAGACTCGAGTGCCTTCTTGGCTATATCAGGTGGTTCAAAATGGGACAACCACTTGGGAGAGATGGGACAGTCTTCTCGCAAATGGTAGCGTCAATCCTGGCGAGATGACCAGCTTCAACCACTACGCGTTTGGCTCCGTTGCCAACTGGATGCATCAAGTCATTGGTGGTATTGCTCCTGCGGAACCGGGCTGGAAGCGAATCACTGTTGCCCCGATTCCTGGCGGCAACATTACCAGTGCTGATTCGAAATACATTTCACCTTATGGAGAAGTTAAGGTCCAATGGTGGTTCGAAAATAATGAGGAAGAAAATGCCGTGCATCGTAATGGATTCCACATGGTCGTCGAAATCCCTCCTAACACAAAGGCTGACATCACGATGCCCAATGGGGGGAAGTCAACTGAAGTGGGTTCTGGATACTATGAGTTCCATGACCCAAGTTATGTTTTAGTTTGATTCTGTCCATCCAAATCCTGTTCTTGTCTACCCGTCAACGAGTTCTGCGGTTCGCCCATTCAATTCTGTTTTGTCTCAGCGGGTGAATGATACAATTTTAGGCAACTGAAGTCTGTACCAGCTTGGTGAACCAATGTCCCATGTGCCTCTGACTACCGCCAGTATTTTGGTCTCACCTTGAACTGACGTACGAGTTTGACACTGGTGTAAAGTAGTGAATTGCCCGGAAACCCCTCCTCAGCAACCTGTGGCCTAAGCCCGTTGAGAAGGGGTTTTCATGAGTATTCGGGCTAGGATTTGGAATAATTCAATAGCATGATCGAGCAGTGGTCTTAGACCCCAGTACTTAAGACTTGATTGGACCTCAATCGAGACTTCAATGTGCAATCGTGGTTGTATTCAGTCAACACTTCTCGTTCTAGAGGGAAACACCAACGTAAATATCGCGCTGCGCCCCCAACAACTCAGTATTTGCGATTGATCCCGAGTGATCTTGAGCCTCATTATCCCTGGTTTGTGTTCTCTTGCTCAGACTTACATCGGAGTTGAGAGACCCGGAAGCCAACAGAACCCATCTTGACGTGAGTCTGTCTACATGGGAAGATAGGACTCATCGGCGCTGGTTTCAGCGCGCTTCATGGGGTCATAAGACTCGTCGGCACTGGTTTCAGCGCGCCTCATAGGGTCGTAAGATTCATCTGCGTTCGTCTCTGCCCGCCTCATTGGAAGGTATGATTCGTCGGCGCTGGTCTCGGCCCTCTTCATCGGCAAATAAGACTCGTCGGCACTGGTCTCGGCCCGTATCCTCATGGGGAGGTAGGATTCATCTGCACTGGTTTGAGCTGTTTACACTTAGCTTATGAAACCAATCTCCAGCCAAAAACTCCAGTCTATCACCGACGTACCCTGACCTGAATGAGGAATAGCAGGCAATGCAGCAATGCAAGCCGCCAGTGCCGTTAACAAGACGATCACCTTCATGTTGTAATATACGTAGACTTCGGCGAGTCAAGAGAATGCTTTAGAATTGTAGTGTGAATCGAAAAAATAATTGGTCTGAAAGAACAGGAAAGGTCGAGGTCCTCTAGTTGGAAAATGGCGAACAGCGTTGGAGCTGTCTCTTATGATCGACCCCCCGTGAGACAAATCGGTCACGCTTGGAAATAGTGGAAAGCTTTCGGTTCGTATACAATGCCATCAGGAGCTGGAACCTTGCAAGCTGACCTGCGAGATAAAAGAGGCAGGTGCATTTAGATGACTCTCGCAACTGACGAATCGTGGTTTCACCAGTCAGAATTAACAAACTGTGGCTTCACTTGCACAACTTCCAAGACTCAATTTTACAGGGTAGTCAATGGTGGCAAAAAAGTAAGCTAAATGTTGAAGGATCTGTCCAGTCTTCATTGGCATTTGAAGTAGCCGTTTAGAGTCATGCTTACGAGCACCTCCATCGTTGACCTTCCGAATTGAAATTAGTTTCCCGCCCCACAGCCATAGGATCTAGTTGCATAGAGCTTGAACGGAGACCCAGAGACTTCGTGGTCTTTCAGCCGGCGTTCGAATTCTCAGCCATGCTCTCGACATCGAACTTGCTGCCTTCTCTTGTCCGTACAGGTTAAACTTATCCAGGTCGAGATTCTAATCCCGAAGGGTGGAGCAATCAGCCTTCATTCAAAAGTTTGTTTCCCAGATTCGGGTACAAACGCAATGCGAATAGTTTCGTGGTATAAAGGTTTGTTTACTATGTGGAAAGTGGTTTAGTTTTGTCATACCCACTGAGCGCCAGAAACTTGCGTTCCTCGCTGACTTCCCATTGATCTTCATCGAAGGCAAACTCCATATGCAATGCGACGACAGGGGCACACGTAACAGGGTGGTGTATTGGTATCAGATTGGTTCGTCCGGACTCGAAAAGCGAGCCACTGTCAGACATTGGACTTGGTCAGCGGGGGTTCTTCCGGCTGGGTATAGTGTTGACGCTCGAAGGATTTGGATGCACCGACACATTCGTCCTCCGGCCATTCAAGTCGTCTGTTTCACCTCTGATGGAGGTAAGCTCAAAACGCCATCGCAGATAAGATGACCTTCACTGTACAGACCTTCCAGATCTGGCGGAAAGGATTATCATCAGCACATGTCCCGCTTGGGTCGTTAGGCGGGACATGCCCACATCTGTGACTGTGGCGGAGTTTACAGAGCTTTGTGATCCCTCACGAATCCTTCCAGTTTTGATctgaagacgctatctcgtAGCAATTTGCAACACCCACTCGGCGTCTTCCCTTCATCTGGTTTCGTCTACCATTTGGTCGTTCGGACGGCTCAATTGTCTTAGTCTCCTTCACCTGCAAATCTCATTCTCTGCTGTTGTCGGGCCTTTGACAGACTTCCTATCTGCCTCACCTCCAGACGCTATCGAGAATTCAGCTCAAAGATGGGCCGAAATCACAAAGAGTACGCGCCTGTGTACTCTGATGAGAGTCTAGCATCGAGTCGTGAAGCTGTCGAGGCCGCAGTTGCAGCAGCAAACATACGGCACACATCAAAGCTTCATAGATTCGGGGTGTGGACTCTCCATGCCGTCTTGATCACCATCTACACCGCAATCTTTGCTGTTTCATTATTGCCCAACAGACCATTTTCGGGAGTGTTTAGTTTGATAGATGGTAGGTTTCACATTGTTGAAATGTCTGCTTTATCCTAGGCCCAGAAACTCACTATGGTACAGCACCGCCAAAGGCTGTCGGCGAGAAGACTCATCTCGAAGTCTTCCCTATTCAAGGTCCGCCACATGGCAAATACACGGGTGAACCAAGACCAGAGGTAGATCAAGCATGGAGGGACTTGTTACAGTGTAGGCCACTACTGAATCTACATGGAAGTATATGTACTAATCTGAGTCGCCTACCTCAGATAACAATGTCCGAGTTTCCGAAGAATGGGTACATCGTTGGGGACGGGAGCATGAAGCGGTCAAGCTACCCGATGGCGGGTATCTTGGCATGCTCAGTGTCTTCCACGAATTGCACTGCATTGCAAGTTATCTTCTGCCCACGCCGATTATCTGAGTAGAGTTAACCAGATGTACAGAAGCGTCTCTACCAAACGCTGTCGCCCGACTACTACTTTCCCAACGCAACCAAGCAAGAAATCGCTACGAATCGAGAGCATAACCGTGAGTTTGTCAACGAGACTGCGTAGTCGTTGAACCTGGgatagtactaattaacatCACAGAGCACTGTCTTGAGGTCCTCCGCATGGGTGCAGCCTGTCGTGGTGACATTTCCATCATCACCCACATGTGGACTGACATCGACGCGAAGCCCATCGTGAACCAAACGGCGCCTCACCAATGTATTGACTTTGACAAGGTCATGGACTATTCTCGGGACAATACAGTAGATGTATATAAGGACAACTATATCGTCCACCCGAAGTTTGGTGCGTTTGTCACTCCGCAATGATTAGAATGTGCGCTCACCATTAGTAGGACCTTCCTTTCCCAAGGGCAATAGCATTAAGCCCTTTAAGGAGCAGGGAATGGGGCACCATCATTAAGGGCAGGGAGGTTAGGCAGTCCCTACACTTGATCAAACGTCGGATGGGCCAGGTTCATGGTGCCGCAACTTCCGATTATAGGTCATGCCATTCAATGCTGCAATAGTGGCCTCTAGCCATCAGATTTGATATGTCCATTACCTTGAACATGGCATCGTTTTTCGATTTGCACGATAGATAGCGCCGAGAGAACTCCACGTGTGCGTTGATTGAGACTTCAGCAAGGCAATGTGGCAATTTCCTAACAATCTATAAGCATTCATGTTGGGTTGTGACATTGGGACTCTGGCAATAGACAAGGTACCTTGGGCACTTAGCTCATTACTGTGCGGAATCACCTTTGAGGATCGGGCAGGTAAGACTCCACCCCACACGACGGATCACCCCCTACGACAGATCACCCAATTCGGCCACATTCACTCAAAAACCACTAATTCTACCTACTtcattttataatattaaaattatataaaaaatacctttaaatatataatatatagttttcttataaaaatattttttatgaattataattttctatattaactaagatattagtaagttaaatataacgttttttactatataaaaataagatttttaactttattaaaaattaataaagctaagtattttaaatctttataatttttagaatatttttctgagtttaaaaatacagtttttagcgttatactaattatagaaCCTAAGGaaatttaagtttttataaatactacttattataatataactcaatatttatatataataatacttatattactagtaaaaaactatttatataagtatattttaaatctttCAAACATAATTAACTCTAAAAATTTATTTtttctaataaataaaagagttatagagcgtaatataatattagtatttatatagaaactACTAGTAAAcactaatatttaaaaatactttttaaatctaatattactatataatataatataaaaatactttttttgaATTTTTTTTCATATTGATTATATTTTTCTATAGcttctatatcttttaaaatatttattttataactagttatgtatatataaaatagcggtTTTGGCTGAATGTGGCCGAATTGGGTGATCTGTCGTAGGGGGTGATCCGTCGTGTGGGGTGGGGTCTTAAGGTACCTTCCATTTAGGCTGCCCCACTCCACACCGAGAAGATACCCCGATTAGCCTTATCTATTGGTTGTTGACCGCTGATCACGTGACCTCGAAATGTCTGCATCGCAAAcccagaaaaaaaaagtttctCCAGCCCACCGTGATCACCACCCACCGACAATTCTACGCTCAACCCGACCACATCCACCCGATTTCCACGATGCATTTGATGTACACTCTCGATGAGGCGGGCAGCCGTGTCTACACCCTCAAGAAGGTTGTCGACGGCAAGGTCACCAAGTCTGCTCACCCTGCCCGCTTCTCTCCCGATGACAAGTGGTCGCGCCAGCGCGTTACGCTCAAGCGTCGCTTCAACCTTCTGCTTACGCAGCAAAGTAAGTTTTGCGCCTCTTACTCGACCGGCAACCAATCTAATCATGATTTTTCCAGAGGCCGAGTAAATATGTAAATTGCACAAGAAGCAATCGAAAAACCATACATCCGTCCACTCGATCCCAGCTCGTTCACGACACCATGCGCCGCTGAGAACGACTCATCCACAACAAATAGAACATGAGACATGGTCTGGCGCGGAGGGAGGGTCAACGAAGCCCTTGACAGCTGTTCAAGGCTCGTGAATACAAACCCAGGTATACAAAAATCGGCGTTGGGGAAAGGCTTGCATTCAGGGGATCATCGGAGTCTTTTTACTATGTCCGTGTTGCGATAGATTGCTCTGCAATTCCTACAATCAGAGCGACACATCCAAAATCCAACCTCGTTTTTTTCTTGTTCCCATTCCGTTCGACTTTTTGCGTTTCGCGGCC is a window encoding:
- a CDS encoding H/ACA ribonucleoprotein complex subunit 3, with protein sequence MHLMYTLDEAGSRVYTLKKVVDGKVTKSAHPARFSPDDKWSRQRVTLKRRFNLLLTQQKAIEKPYIRPLDPSSFTTPCAAENDSSTTNRT